The segment TTCTCCTGTCACAataggccctgataaaaagtctctctccatctttcttagaagcccccTTCATATAATAAAACGGAGCCATAAaatgtccccagagccttctgttctccaggctgaagaacctctACTCTCTCAGCCCTTCTACATAGCAAGCAGAAACTTTTTATGTCATTGTTGTGGTTTCACCCCAGCCTGTAGCTAAGACCACACAGCCGCCTGCTCACTCCCAGGgctggatgggggagaaaatcagaagagtaAGAGGGAGAAAACTCATGGCTTgagataaacacagtttaaaaagtaaaagaaaaggcacaCACTCAAGCACACGAGCAAAGCTCCTGAAACAcaaattcattcaccacttcccaatGGCATACAGATGTTCAGCCCTCTCCAGGAAAGCAGGCCTCCATCAGGATTAATGGGAAGACAAACGgcgtaactccaaacatccctcctttccttcttcttcccccagatttatatACTGCACATGATGTCACATGATATGGAacagccctttggtcagtttgggtcagctgtcccggctgtatCCCCTCACAATTTCTTGTACACtgccagcctactcactggcagggcaatgtgaggagcagaaaaggccttgactgcttagctcAAACAAAAAcgtcagtgttttaccaacactatttcCAACCCTCTttcaaaacatagcactacagcAGCTGCTAGCAGGAAAGTCAAGtccatcccagatgaaaccacGACACTCATTCAGCAAGATATTATTGAGATACATTAAATAGTATTGGACACAGTACAGACCCTTGAGGAATACCACATGTTACCGGTTTCCTCTTGGACACTGAGCCACTGACTATagctcttttgatgcagccagccagcagatccttatccatctaacagtccaccTGTtcaacccatatctctccaattgaGAGGCCACCATGCAATGGGACATGCGGTGGGGAACACCCTGCACGTGTTCCCCCACTGATCCCTACTCTGTTCATGGAAACCTTGGCTGGGCTGGGTTGCCACTCTGCACTTTGAAGACTGCAGTAGAaatggctttgctttctttccctacAAACAAGTGTGCCTCTGGCAGCACAGGTATGCACACAACAGCTGCCCTTCTTACAGCTGTGACCCTTCAAGGTGGGCACAGGAAGTGCCCCTGCACTCAGACAATTAGAAGCAATCTGACCTTCCCCATTTCATCAGACAGCCTGAGGACTGGCTCTAGCTCATGACAATCAAGGCAAGAGTTAAAAACAGATACAAACGAACAGAAAAGCTGTAATAATATTTCTTAGCCCAAACACACTGAGCACAAGGAACTGAAACTGCATAGTACCACAACCATGCACCTAACATAGTAACTATGACAAGCAAGGAAATGACCATCAGTTCTTCTATGGCCCATCTGCCAAGAGAGTTTCCCCATGTCTTCTCTACAACCCTACACAAGCTGCAGCTTTGCTTCAGACCCTGAGCAGTGGCACAAGCATATCATGAGAGTATAATGCAGCAAGATCAAGCCAAAAGGGAGGTAGATTTGCTCACCAACATTCTgtgaaaaaatagaaagcatgttAAGTACATGGAGGATAGATGTCTGAACTAAAAGAGGAGCACACATCCAAGAGAGACTGGGGAAAATCTAAGAATCAACTTCTGGGGAATTTCCTCCCCTCTTTTATCACACACACTGTTCCACAGAGATGGCACTTCTACTGACATCATGCTTTAATCCCCTCTCCCTAACACAACCAGAACACAAATATAACCTCACATCTCCTGCCTTCCACAAAACCAGAAGGATGAGCAAGAGGCACTAGCGCACAACACGTGGAtaaatgaagatatgccactactTCAAACTTAACCTACATACAGAGGAAACCAGGAGCTGAACAAAATCAGATCAGGAAGGCAAGGAACCATTAAAGACAAAGTCTTGCAGAGAAGCTCACCGGGAAGTcttctcagtcttcactgctggTGTTGAAATTCATCCCCCTGAGCACCTGCAAATCACTGATGTTTCAAGCACAAGTGCAACCCTAAGGTCTTCCTCTGGACTGCATCGTACAAGGGTTAATTTTAAGAAATAGTCATCAGTTCTCATCAACTTTTCTACTCTGTAGCCTGCTCATCTGCAGACAAATAGAGAGTTGTAAACGGAAAGACATGTCATAGGCCTCTATCTCAAGTTAAGTCATCCTAGGTTTCTTCAGGTGGCTGAAGGCTtgacaagggaagaaaatatttgctacaaAACAACACCCACAGTTTCAAATTCAAAAGAGCTATGCAGCCATGGGGAAAATGAACCATGACCTTGCAGGACACAAAGGCCTAAAAGAAAGTGTAATTACATCTGTGAAGAAACTCAACATAGCTGTGTTCAAATGAAATACAGATGGATAAAGGAGCTTTCACGCAGGAATTATGACCCTTCTGCCCATACATCATCATTCTACATGTCCTTTTATTGTGCAAATTCTTTATGGTTTTTCAGGACAGGGAACCTCTGATAACAGCATGAATGGCACAGGCCTCGGCAGCAGCCATGAAATCAAACCACTGCTCAGCCAAATCCACAGTGACACACCTATTTGCACGGCTCAGAGCCAGCCTCTCACCCTCCTTCCTCTGCATTCACAGCCTTTACTTGACCACAGACAGTATCCAATATTTTGTCCAAACGTCAGCCACAGGCAAAAGAGCATTACATTCAGTGACACCTTCGGCAAACAGAGCCCATCAAAGTCTTTGTCTTGGCAGCTGAACAACTTCAAGGAATGAACGTACATTCCTCTTTCAGCCCAACAACCACAAGAGCTCTTTTAAGGTTTTAAAGGTTACAAGCCACAATGAGGCCCAGATTTACACCTggacaataacaataataataatagtaataatagtaataatagtagtagtaatgaTAATAGTAATAATcttaatagtaatagtaataataataataataataataataataataataataataatacaacccaaattaaaaaatatggatAAGAAGGATCACAACAAGGATTTCTAATTATACCACAGCAAACTTTTTCACCTGACCTGTCTCAGCACAGACAGAACTTTTCACTCTGACCAAACATCTTCAATGTGAAAATGACCTTTGCAGACAGACACCGTTGAAGGAAAAGTTGCACACACAACTTCTCCTTACAGACAACAAGGATCGCAACATGGACACATGCAAAGAGATTTCTCTGCTCATCATACTCATTTGAAAAAATGACAAGTGTTCTCAAGGGCATAAGTGATTTGTAACTTCAAGAGAGACCCAGTCACCTAAGTATCACCCCAAAGAGAGCATCATCTGACTCAGCGCGTTGGGCAACTTGCAAGACAGGTCACTCTCAAACTTTAATATAAAATCGACATCAGTGCGCAATAACTGCCACTCATGGGAAACATCATGCAACAGGAAAGCAAACTGATGAACCCACGACTTGGCCAGCTGGAATATGAGTAGTGTGATATCCAAAAATGAGACACCTTCAGATTCATTTTACTTAGTCTAGCAACAAACCCTGACCTTCCAAATTTGAAAATACACTCCAATGGGAGAAAAGACACACAGACAACTTCTCTTTACCATGCATAATATTTGACTTCTCTCCATGTGCATGTGACAAGCAAGAGCATTTCTTCccgtgacatttaaaaaaaaaaaaccaaacatttctacGGAAGTCTCCCTTCATAGCTGTAAACATGAAAGCCACATACGGGGACAGTCAGACAAATATCGCAGATGAGATCTTCCACACATTGTCAGAAAGAATAGCCCAGCTGACacatgcagaaaggaagagatcacAACATACTCTTCCAGATTATGGAACTTACAGTAGGTACATAATTCAGGTATTTAGTACAAAACAAATACAGTTTGTTCTTCATAAAGCTCCCTTTATGACATTTCTCCTAACTACACAATTCAGTTGTTAGTTAAGAATTGATGACACCCTGCAATGACATGGGAAAAACCACACAGGGCTCCCTATACAGCTGGAATAATATATGTGCTAGCAAAAATTCTTTGGGAAGATGCAATCGCATGACATCACACATGGACACTAAACAGGGAACACTGCAAATCTCTTGTGTCCTTCAACAGACCCTCACGAAGACTCCCAGGACTGTCATCTCCAACCATTCACAACTTGCATGGTGTCCTTTGACACTCATAATTTGAAAGCATATAACATCAAAGGTCCAGTTGCCCAGACCAGTTCTCTTCAACATGCACCAGAATCACCCGTGGACTTCACATCAATATCTTTACATCTCTGTACTAAGATGGAACATATATTTGTCTACTCAACAGCCTTCCGGGAAGACACATGGTGGTTCTAAACGTAAATGAGGAGCTGTCCTCCAGAAAAGACGGAGTCAGTGAACATCTTCATAGGGTCAAGCCCCCTCCTTAGGTCTCCTCCCATACCTTgaatctctcccctcccaccctcccatgGCTCTTGCCATAGCATGTATCGTCAAGCCAAGACACATCTAGCTCTCTTTCAAAGAAGTCAAACTTAAAAGACAGGGAATCAGCAAAACACATCTCCCATTTCCTCCAAAACCCATCATACACAACGACCCAAAACCCTTCACAAATACTCACAACTTCTACGGTTGTCCTTCATCTTCAAATCAGGCAGACAGACATCGACAAGGGACCAGTTGTTGCCCAGTCCCTTCCTCCACCCGGTGCACAAAGACCAAAGCATGAACGAATACAAAGACATATCGTTGCTCACCCCGTTATcagggagaaacagaaaggctgaGAATAGTGGAAACGATGAGCAGCTGAGTTATACAGGGAGCCATTAACAGTCCCTTACAAAACACTCTCATCCTACTCAAGCACAGGTGCGGTCGGGAAGATAGCGGACCCTGCTAATAACGAAAACTGCGTTTTGCTGATCATGCAATACATGGGTTCAGAAGAGCTAATCCTGACACATGTCGGGGACAAAAGGAGAAACGAAACTCTGGTTCCTTGTAACGAAACCTCCCTACGCAGGACACAGAAGACGGCTGGGAAAGgacagagaagagggagagggaggagtcGCGGAGCAAGCGTGGTGGGAGGAACTcaccgggggagcggcggggtcGGCGCGGCGGGCGCCGTCGGCGTCCTCGGCGAGCAGCGGCGCGGGCTCGTcgggcggcgggcgcgccggGAGGGTGTCGCAGCAGCTGCCGCCCGAGAAGCGGAGCTGGCTCTTGCGCGAGTCGGCGGTGAGCGACACCTCGTGCGAGTAGGAGTGCAGGAAGGCGCGGACGCCGTCGATGCCCACGAAGTGCGAGGCCGGGACGCCGCGCAaggcgccgctgcccgccgccagcAGCTGCGAGCGGCGCCAGCGCCGCAGgcgcagcgccagcagcagcagcaggaaggcgaggaagaggcaggacacgGCCGCCACggccagcaccagccagcgcGTCAGGCTGACGGAcggctcgcccgccgccgccgccgcgctgcccagcTCCGACAGCAGCTCGCCCACGCTCTCGGCCAGCACCACCgtcagcgtggccgtggccgacaGCGCCGGACGCCCGTggtccttcaccaccaccaccaggctctgCCGCGCCGCGTCGCGGGACAGCGGCACCCGCGCCGTGCGCACCTcgccgctgtgcagccccacgcggAACAGCGCCGGCTCCGTCGCCTTCGCCAGCTCGTACGACAGCCACGCGTTCTGCCCCGCGTCCgcgtccaccgccaccaccttggcCACCAGCGCCCCGGGCTCCGCCGACCGCGGCGCCAGCTCCACGCCCGCCCAGCCCGCGCCCGACGCCGACGGCGGGTACAGCACctgcggcgcgttgtcgttctcgTCCACGATCACCAGGCGCACCGACACGTTGCTGCTCAGCGACGGCGCGCCGCCGTCCTCCGCCCgcacccacagccccacctcGCGCACCTCCTCGTAGTCGAAGGAGCGCAGCGCGTACAGCGCGCCCGTCTCCGCGTGCACCGACACGTACGACGACAGCGGCGCGCCCCGCACGCGCCCCTCCCACAGCCGGTACCGCACGCGCGCGTTCTGACCCCAGTCCGCGTCCGCCGCCCGCACCGTCAGCACCAGcgcgcccgccgcgttgttctcGGCCACCCGCGCGCTGTACCGCGCCTCCGCGAacaccggcgcgttgtcgttcacgtccagcACCCGCAGCGACAGCACCGCGCTGCTCCACAGCGGCGGCGAACCGCCGTCCGACGCCCGCACCGTCACGTTGTACTCCGACACCGCCTCACGGTCCAGCACCTCGGCAGTCACCACACGGTAGTAGTCCTCAAAGGTCTTCTCCAGACGGAACGGGATGCCGTCGTCGAGCGAGCAGGTCACCTGGCCGTTGGGGCCCGAGTCGCGGTCCTGCACGTGCAGCAGGGCCACCACCGTCCCCGGCGGGGCGTCCTCAGAGATCTCGCTCAGCGTCGACCGTATCGAAATTTGGGGCGTGTTGTCGTTGACGTCTGTCACTGTGATCGTCACTGTTGACGTGTCGAAAAGCTCTCCTCCGTCTCTTGCCTGCACCTCCAGTTCGTACGAGTTGCTTTCCTCGAAGTCCAGGCTACGCAACAGCGTGATCTCTCCCGTCTTAGGGTCCAGATGGAAAATCTCCGATGCCATATCCGTCACTTTCTTCAGCGAGTACTTGACGTCGCCATTCATCCCTTCGTCGGCGTCGGTGGCCGTGACGGTGAGCAGGGCGGAGCCCACGGGCACGTCCTCCGCCACACGCACCGTGTATTCCGCCTGGCTGAACGCGGGAGCGTTGTCGTTGGCGTCCAGCACTGCCACGCGGATCCGCGCCGTGCCCGTCCGCGACGGCTCGCCGCCGTCGCTCGCCCTCAGCACCAGCTCGTGAAAGGCCGCCTCCTCCCGGTCCAGCGCCTTCGCCAGCACCAGCTCGGGACGCTGGTCCCCGCCGGGGCCTGCCTGCACGGACAGCGAGAAGTGCTCGTCGCCGCTCAGCTCGTACCTCTGCAGGGAATTCCGTCCCACGTCCGGGTCGTGAGCCTCGGACAGGGGAAACTGCCAGCCCGGAGCTGTCATCTCGTTAAGTCTAAGTTGCGTTTCTTTCTCTCGGAAGCTGGGGGCGTTGTCGTTAATGTCCCTGATTTCCACTTCGATTCTGTAAATTTGCATTTCTCCCTCTATTATCACCTCACAGCGCAGCAAGCATTTCTCCAGTAGCCggcacagctgctctctgtctATCCTCTCCGCCGTCACTAAATGTCCCGTCTTCCCGTGCAGGGCGAAATACTGCGTCTTACCTTCGGAAACTAAGCGGACGCCGCGGTCTTGGAGCGCCGGCAGCTCCAGCGCCAGGTCCTTAGCTACGTCGCCCACGAACGAGCCCTTCGGCATCTCCTCGGAAACGGAGTAGCGCAGCTGGCCCCACGCCGCCTCCCATGCTGCCACCAGGACGCACCACAGCAAGGCTCGATTCCGCCGGACCCATTGCCTCCCCGCCGCAAACATCACCGCCGCCCGCCGTTCCGCCTACTTATCCGCCTGCCGATCGGCTCCGTCCCCGCTTCGCGCTCCTCGACCCTGCCGCGGGCCCCTCCGCGTCGCTGCACCACAGCTCCGTACCACCCGGACGCCCCCAGACCGACCGACCGCCCAGCCAGCCCAGTGAGCAAGCGAGCCTGGCCGCAGCGGGCGGGGCTGCCTGCACAGCTCCAGCCTTCCTCTCGCTCCTCCTCGGTCAACAGCggcacccgcagcctcctcccGGCACTGCAGCCACCCAGCGCTGCCCACGGACACATCTCTTCCCGTCCACCGCGGATCTCCTGCGATGCCTTTTCTACAGACCATCTCTTCTCTCATCCTCGAGGTGATCACGGACAGCAGAAATTAATAACAAGCCCTCCGTTTCTGTGTTATTTCTAACGAACGGGAAACACGTTTTGTAACAGTGGTATATTATATCTATTAATCTTTCTGAATGTGACGTGCAAAATACTGCTACCCTTATCCCATTAGTCCGAAATCACGTTGTCTCCACCACGAATTGCACAGCTTTTTGAAGCAGTCTTGATTGAATTACTTCTTGCTCACCCTTTGTGGAAATCAAAAGGGCGTCATACAGCTAGATTAATTCCCCACATCCCGACCAATGGAACAAAGCAACAAGGAAGATCCTCTCTCAAAGGGACAGCGGGGATTTCCGGCATTGCCTTCTCTCTAAGCTGTCCTGTTTTTTAACGGTGCGTGTTATTTCTACCGCACAGGACAAATTACTTGTTATTGGCGATAGATGGGAAGTAAAATATTGTTTCGTAATATGACCTGTAGATTATTACGAGTTTCATCCCATTCCTCCAAAATCACCGTCCGCTTCAGGAATTTTTGTAGCAGGCATGCTTGAATCACTTGAACGAGGACAGTAAATCATAACAGGCTCTTCTATGCAAAACGTGATATAAACACCGACCATGCCGCGCAGAACCTGAGATATCAGGCTCATTAACACCAGCGGGAGGCACTTTGATTCTTTTCAGAAACCACGGTGTAATAGACTGATGCTTATTAGTAATTCATTCACCTAAttctttaatctttattttgGTAGGACACCTTTTCCACCAACTACTGTACGACGGCACAGGACCCTAAACTCTGTGCGGAGCATTTGTAAACGTGCAGATGGACTTCATTCAAGTGCCTAATTGCTCTCATTTTGAGTATTTCACTGTAGATTTAAATGTGTTCTAAGGAAGGGTAGAGCCCTCCCCTTGTAAACAGGCAGACACAACTCTTTGAACAAGTTGCTCATAAGTTGTTCAGTCTAGCACACCCCTCTCAAGGCGATCAACCAGGTCCAAGCACCTCTCTTtgagaaaaggggagaggaaaacaagACAGGCTCTGAAATGCTTAATccgtttttctttcttttcccttgagATCCCATTCTATATTTCAACCTGTGTATGAAAGGCAGATCAAGAAGGGTGCAAAGAGGAAACAACCAAAGGGTatggaataacaaaaaaaagagagagagaaataactgCACAAGCAACTCGGAAAAATCACGGCTGGACAAAAATCATCCGTCCCATTCATGctgccatttctgcagcagccttcACCCAAAAGACGAGAGGGCACATGTCTAAAAAAGGGGAGTATTCACAAGGTAGGAACAACATCTAAATTGTACATTCATGGAGACACACGCACCTTTCCTTTGTAAAACAACATTAACCAGCGGGTTTGTATACAGCTACCAACCAGGTCCAACTACAGccgtttcagaaaaaaaaaacgatcaggaaagaaaaaatctgttaCACACAGGTTCCACCACACTTTCCCAACTTCGCCATGCAGAACCCTTAATTTACCACATTCAGCGTTAATAAGTCATTCCACAGATCTCGTCTAAACCTCTTGCCTGAACCTGTGACCATCGAAGAACCAAGAAGTACCGCCGCTTGATTCCTGCTGGGAGTGGAAGGGGATACCCCGTTCCTTCCTTCACGGAGACGAGAATAAGCACTTCTCAGACACGTAACGTTAACCCGTCCCATTACTGCTACCATTTCTGCCATTTCTACAGCAGCAATCCCCCAGAAGTTGGGCAACACTCTCTCTTTTCAGTAGGGATGAAGAACCTGTCACATTTCCATTAATGGAGCCACATCCACGTTTCCTTTGGGAGTCCAATACTGAAAAACCATTAACCAACAGGTATTTGTCTGGCCATCAAACAGGTCCAAGTACACGGTTTCGGAGAAAATTCCGTCAAAAAGGAAACATCTCCAACTGCAAATGCCAACCCCGAGTCTGTCACGCTGAATCGGCGGATCTCATTCTACGCAGTAAGGATTCGCCTTCACCCTTAATAACTCAGACGACTTTAGGCAGCACAAGAGTTGGAGACAAAACCTCTCAGCTGAACCTGAACCTGTGACCATCGAGAAACCAAGGAGTGCCGCTGGTAACGGCCTGCTCTGAATGGACGGGAGTTAccacaatctttcttttttccacagacaAACGGACTAGCCCTCCCCATCCACACCGACCCCCGAAATCCCAGGGGAATAGGCACGGGAAAAACAAATTCGTACTGGCGAGAGACGTAAACTAAAATATGACGGTTAAAGATCTGCGCAAAGCACAATCCCCATCAGAAATTGCTTTAGCAGTCTTGCTTGAATGACTAGTACAAGGACAGCAAAGGATAAGAGGCTCTGCTGTAGAAAACGTGCTATTAAAATCCGCTCCGACCCGGACAACGAGAGGTATCAGGGTCACTAGACCCTGCTGccagaaagttttttttccagaaatcgCAATTTAAGAGATTGATGCTTATTAATAAAACATCCATCTAATTCTTGAATCTTCATGTTCGTAGGACAGCTCTTCAACCAAAAGCTATAGGATGGCTTTTCTCATGTTATTTATGTTCTCAAGATGGGTAAAGTTCTCCCTTTATAAGCCGAATTACACTAAAATATTGGTACTTCTACAGAGAAAGCTAACACTGGAAAAGGAGAGATGAGGGACCTTAACCTGTGGTTTCCCTTTTTAAGAGCACACATCACATTTAATCCAGTAATTCGATGGCTTGAACGACCAGGAAGGGGGTTCGATTTTCTCAGAAATCTCGGTCTAAGAGATTGATGCTCATTAGTAAAGCCATCTAGTAAAGCCAATTCATCTAATTCTTAAGTCTTCACGTGGGTAGAACACCTTTTCAACCAAATACTGTAGGACGGCAGAGGACAAGCACGGCTGTTGACCCTACTACACTCTGCGCGGACCATTTGTAAATGTGCAAATGGAGTCAAGTGCCTAATTGCGCTCCTTTTGAgtatttccttctggttttggatATGTCCTCAGGCTGACTAGAGACCTCCGCTTGTAAAGAGAGAGACACAACAACTGTTGTAAACAGTGGCCAAGAGATCGAATTGCTCAGTCTAGTATTGCCCTGTCAACGCAATCAACCAGGTCCAGGATCATCTCTTTGGGAAAAGGGGAGCTGAAAAGAAGACAGCCTATGAAATactaaatgcaatttattttttttcttgagatccCGTTCTACACTTTCGTTTCTGCCTTCAGCTGGTTATGAAAGACAGATCAGGAacgggaaaaaaagagggaactaCCAcccaggtggaagaaaaaaaaagagaaatcactgCACAAAGAGCTCCGAAAAATCATCTCCGGAAAACATTCATCCGTCTAACTAATGCTCACACTTCGCAGCAACCTTCCTCAAAAAGATGAGGGGGCACACGGCAAAAGGGGGGGAAAGCGGGAACATTCTGTAACTGTGAAGAGGAACAACTTGTAACTTCTCCATTCGTGGAGCCACAGGCATCTTTCCTTTGGGAAACAGCATTAACCAGCGGCTTTGCATCCAGCTATCAACCAGGTCCAAGTACAGCAGTTACAGAAAAAGcgaccagaaaagaaaaatgcctaaACAAACGGTTCACCGCGGTTTCCGTCATGCAGAATCCTTAATTTCCCGCGTTCACTGTTACGTGAACACGTGAAGAACAAGTGCCGCCGCTTGATTCTTGCTGTGAGTGGAAGGGGGAAATCCCGTTCCTTCCCTCACGGACAATCGGATCAACGCTCCCCAGACACACAATGTGAGCCCCTCGCACTACCGCTACCAGTTATGAAGAGGCAGCAATCTGTCTCTTTTCCATACACGGAGACACATGTAGGTTGCCTTTGAGAGTCCAATATTGAAAAACCATTAACCAACGTGTTTGTGTCCATCTCTCACCCGGGTCCAAGTACACACAGTTTTGGGAAAAATATATCAGAAAGGCCACATTTCCAACTGCAAGAGTCAGTCCCGAGTCTGCCATGCAGAAGCAGCGGATCTCATTCTACACAGTACGGATTCGCCTTCAGCGTTACTAACTCATACGATTTTAGGCAACACAAGAGTTGGAGACAAAACCTCTC is part of the Rissa tridactyla isolate bRisTri1 chromosome 11, bRisTri1.patW.cur.20221130, whole genome shotgun sequence genome and harbors:
- the LOC128915991 gene encoding protocadherin gamma-A2-like, translating into MFAAGRQWVRRNRALLWCVLVAAWEAAWGQLRYSVSEEMPKGSFVGDVAKDLALELPALQDRGVRLVSEGKTQYFALHGKTGHLVTAERIDREQLCRLLEKCLLRCEVIIEGEMQIYRIEVEIRDINDNAPSFREKETQLRLNEMTAPGWQFPLSEAHDPDVGRNSLQRYELSGDEHFSLSVQAGPGGDQRPELVLAKALDREEAAFHELVLRASDGGEPSRTGTARIRVAVLDANDNAPAFSQAEYTVRVAEDVPVGSALLTVTATDADEGMNGDVKYSLKKVTDMASEIFHLDPKTGEITLLRSLDFEESNSYELEVQARDGGELFDTSTVTITVTDVNDNTPQISIRSTLSEISEDAPPGTVVALLHVQDRDSGPNGQVTCSLDDGIPFRLEKTFEDYYRVVTAEVLDREAVSEYNVTVRASDGGSPPLWSSAVLSLRVLDVNDNAPVFAEARYSARVAENNAAGALVLTVRAADADWGQNARVRYRLWEGRVRGAPLSSYVSVHAETGALYALRSFDYEEVREVGLWVRAEDGGAPSLSSNVSVRLVIVDENDNAPQVLYPPSASGAGWAGVELAPRSAEPGALVAKVVAVDADAGQNAWLSYELAKATEPALFRVGLHSGEVRTARVPLSRDAARQSLVVVVKDHGRPALSATATLTVVLAESVGELLSELGSAAAAAGEPSVSLTRWLVLAVAAVSCLFLAFLLLLLALRLRRWRRSQLLAAGSGALRGVPASHFVGIDGVRAFLHSYSHEVSLTADSRKSQLRFSGGSCCDTLPARPPPDEPAPLLAEDADGARRADPAAPPVSSSHHACSATPPSPSSLSFPSRLLCPA